One segment of Vicinamibacterales bacterium DNA contains the following:
- a CDS encoding FtsX-like permease family protein yields the protein MMVLMGLFGLLAVVIAGAGIFGVVAYSVAERTKEIGGRVAIGASPGAVLRMVLRGALQYLTIGVLLGLPAALLLTQALGAYLFEVQPHDPSVYLTAIGAFLLTALTAAYVPARRATQIDPVTALRAE from the coding sequence ATGATGGTTCTGATGGGGCTCTTCGGCCTTCTTGCAGTAGTGATCGCTGGGGCAGGCATCTTCGGCGTGGTGGCCTATTCCGTCGCTGAACGAACCAAGGAGATCGGCGGCCGAGTGGCCATCGGCGCCTCGCCCGGCGCGGTCCTGAGGATGGTCCTGAGGGGCGCACTGCAGTACCTCACAATTGGGGTATTGCTCGGTTTGCCTGCCGCGCTGCTGCTGACGCAAGCATTGGGCGCATATCTGTTCGAAGTCCAACCGCACGACCCGTCTGTTTACTTAACGGCCATCGGTGCATTCTTGCTGACGGCCCTGACGGCGGCTTACGTCCCCGCCAGACGCGCGACGCAGATCGACCCTGTAACAGCGCTACGCGCTGAATGA